Proteins found in one Nerophis lumbriciformis linkage group LG27, RoL_Nlum_v2.1, whole genome shotgun sequence genomic segment:
- the LOC133624445 gene encoding dynein regulatory complex subunit 4-like, whose protein sequence is MPPKSQSVSRSKKVRKEKTSAVVDVLSTEEMSKEQLEDHVLRLREELDREREERSFFQLERDKIQSFWEVCKRNLEETKAELRNRSREQEEAEERHRVEITVYKQKLKHVLSEQHGAAVVTEMDGGVAAWLTRKGHTEGELRLRGQRQKLQADAREKQLNTSRNIQELQLKHQVELMELSKDYDRRLSELEAKYHKKMETSRRAESDRTQAAIIQLEDNVSQRVKVLMERHDRTFRGAEEFYSATQSKLLADHKLLQEDLAQAKQQQARVDRQLSEALRRNKGLQESLQEAQRKLPELRQQLEAHKWARSEQAAGAARVKRLEQQLSDMSLERDGLLQVFTQVEEERDALLRKQTEVLLDMQQRSGLKEMLLDQKLALLTESLDKKEVQLLATLSSANIHPAASAAATTRLEDTLRSKRVAIRKLQEELDRQCQEYNKTLQRCREQLEALSVPSYDFLLTPAELILSGQKHPEPAR, encoded by the exons ATG CCGCCTAAAAGTCAAAGTGTGTCAAGGAGCAAGAAGGTGAGGAAGGAGAAGACTTCTGCCGTCGTGGACGTGCTTTCGACGGAAGAGATGTCCAAGGAGCAG CTGGAGGATCACGTGCTCAGGCTGAGGGAGGAGCTGGACAGGGAGAGGGAGGAGAGGAGCTTCTTCCAGCTGGAGAGAGACAAGATCCAGAGTTTCTGGGAGGTGTGCAAGCGGAACCTGGAGGAGACCAAGGCCGAACTGAGGAACCGAAGCAGGGAGCAGGAAGAGGCCGAGGAGCGACACCGCGTGGAGATCACA GTGTACAAACAGAAGCTGAAGCACGTCCTGTCGGAGCAGCACGGCGCGGCGGTGGTGACGGAGATGGACGGCGGCGTGGCGGCGTGGCTCACACGCAAAGGTCACACGGAGGGCGAGCTGCGTCTGCGTGGTCAAAGGCAGAAGTTGCAGGCGGACGCTCGGGAGAAGCAGCTGAACACCAGCAGGAACATCCAGGAGCTGCAATTG AAGCATCAAGTGGAGCTGATGGAGCTCAGCAAAGACTACGACAGGAGGCTCTCAG agctggaggccaagtACCACAAGAAGATGGAGACCAGCAGGCGGGCGGAGAGCGACAGGACGCAGGCGGCCATCATCCAGCTGGAGGACAACGTGAGCCAGCGTGTGAAGGTTCTGATGGAGCGACATGACCGCACCTTCAGAGGAGCTGAGGAGTTCTACTCGGCCACGCAGAGCAAACTGCTGGCTGACCACAAGCTGCTGCAG GAGGACCTGGCCCAGGCCAAGCAGCAGCAGGCCCGAGTGGACCGGCAGCTTTCTGAAGCTCTGCGGCGGAACAAAGGCCTACAAGAGTCCCTGCAGGAAGCCCAGAGGAAGCTTCCGGAGCTCCGCCAGCAGCTGGAGGCACACAAGTGGGCCCGGTCTGAACAAGCG GCCGGCGCCGCCCGAGTGAAGCGTTTGGAGCAGCAGCTGTCAGACATGAGCTTGGAGCGAGACGGTCTCCTGCAGGTTTTCACCCAG GTGGAGGAGGAGCGTGACGCGCTGCTCAGGAAGCAGACGGAGGTTCTTCTGGACATGCAGCAGAGGAGCGGCCTCAAGGAGATGCTTCTGGACCAAAAGTTGGCGCTCCTGACCGAGTCTCTGGACAAGAAGGAGGTCCAGCTCCTCGCCACGCTCTCCAGCGCCAACATCCACCCCGCGGCCAGCGCCGCCGCCACCACGCGACTGGAG GACACACTCAGGTCCAAAAGAGTCGCCATCAGGAAACTTCAGGAAGAACTGGACCGCCAGTGTCAG GAGTACAACAAGACCCTCCAGAGGTGTCGAGAGCAACTTGAGGCGTTGAGCGTCCCGTCCTACGACTTCCTTCTCACACCCGCTGAGCTCATCCTGAGTGGCCAGAAGCATCCAGAACCTGCCCGCTGA